One window of Pseudacidobacterium ailaaui genomic DNA carries:
- a CDS encoding acyloxyacyl hydrolase — protein MKKILLSLLLLPVLAASGFAQESRQDVSASWTGLIPPHVVGNAVQQDGTIGNYGVLASYRYMLTPRSALELNYQYSQDIQHFVGNFFDYHVHTRFQEISGAYIYNFTFRNFNPFLEAGIGGYIFTPIKDPKTTNLDVKQNTNVGALYGGGIAYELSPSWDIRVEYRGIVLKTPNFGQDSLRTNRYYNISNPAIGFAYHF, from the coding sequence ATGAAGAAGATTTTGTTGTCTTTATTGTTGCTGCCAGTGCTGGCGGCAAGTGGGTTTGCGCAGGAGAGCAGACAGGACGTCAGCGCAAGCTGGACAGGGCTGATTCCTCCCCATGTTGTTGGAAACGCGGTGCAGCAGGACGGCACAATCGGCAACTATGGAGTGCTGGCCAGCTACCGTTACATGCTCACCCCCCGCAGTGCACTGGAGCTGAACTACCAATACAGCCAGGACATTCAGCACTTTGTGGGCAACTTTTTTGACTATCATGTACACACGCGCTTTCAGGAAATCTCCGGCGCGTACATCTATAACTTCACCTTCCGGAACTTCAACCCGTTTCTTGAAGCCGGAATTGGCGGATACATCTTCACCCCCATCAAAGACCCGAAGACCACCAACCTCGACGTCAAGCAGAACACCAATGTCGGGGCCCTGTATGGCGGTGGCATCGCTTACGAATTAAGTCCAAGCTGGGACATTCGCGTGGAATACCGGGGCATCGTGCTCAAGACGCCGAACTTCGGCCAGGACTCGCTGCGCACCAACCGCTATTACAACATCAGTAATCCTGCAATTGGTTTTGCCTATCACTTCTAA
- a CDS encoding M20/M25/M40 family metallo-hydrolase, with amino-acid sequence MRCTAALSAVLGLSALCLFVPASSAQLDPQTRQLSRDIFQQLIEINTTDSSGSVTAASEAMARRLLDAGFPKEDIYIGGPNERKKNLVARIHGTGRKRPILFIGHLDVVEARRSDWTTDPFQFVEKDGYFYGRGTQDMKESDAILVTTFIRLKKEGFQPDRDLVLALTADEEGGASNGVDWLLKNQRSLLDAEYVINPDGGGIDMENGRPIAMDVDATEKLYGDYQLTATNPGGHSSLPVPDNAIYHIADALKRLQDYTFPFELNAVTRAYFAKMSTLESGQTAADMKAILGTPQDQAAIQRLSRNPIYNATMRTTCVATRLSGGHANNALPQTAQANVNCRILPGHSLREVQEELVRIFDDPKITVRYVNDAGQVFDTAPDRSQLPPAALKPEVMQPLEALVQKMWPGTPVVPTMATGASDGIYTNAAGMPTYGISGIALETNDVRAHGKDERVPVASFYRGVEFYYSFVKALSAQ; translated from the coding sequence ATGCGTTGTACCGCTGCGCTCAGCGCTGTGCTGGGCCTTTCTGCTCTTTGTCTCTTTGTTCCCGCCTCGTCGGCACAACTGGATCCGCAGACCAGGCAGCTTTCGCGTGACATCTTTCAACAGCTGATTGAAATCAATACAACAGATTCCTCCGGAAGCGTCACCGCCGCATCGGAAGCCATGGCCAGGCGCCTGCTGGACGCTGGTTTTCCAAAAGAGGACATCTATATCGGCGGCCCCAATGAGAGGAAGAAAAATCTGGTGGCGCGGATCCATGGGACAGGCCGGAAAAGGCCGATCCTCTTTATCGGCCATCTGGATGTGGTTGAGGCGCGCCGCTCCGACTGGACGACGGACCCCTTCCAGTTCGTGGAAAAGGACGGCTACTTCTATGGTCGGGGGACCCAGGACATGAAGGAAAGCGACGCCATTCTGGTCACAACATTTATTCGCCTCAAGAAAGAAGGCTTTCAACCGGACCGCGACCTGGTCCTTGCTCTCACGGCTGACGAGGAAGGCGGCGCATCGAACGGCGTGGACTGGCTGCTTAAGAACCAGCGCAGTCTGCTCGATGCAGAGTATGTCATCAATCCTGACGGTGGTGGCATAGACATGGAGAACGGCAGGCCCATTGCCATGGACGTGGATGCAACAGAAAAGCTCTATGGCGATTACCAGCTTACGGCCACAAATCCCGGTGGTCACAGCTCCCTGCCTGTGCCAGACAATGCGATTTATCATATTGCCGACGCGCTCAAGCGTTTGCAGGACTACACCTTTCCCTTTGAATTGAATGCCGTCACACGCGCCTATTTCGCCAAGATGAGCACGCTTGAATCTGGCCAGACCGCGGCGGACATGAAAGCCATCCTGGGTACGCCGCAGGACCAGGCCGCCATCCAGCGCCTCTCACGCAATCCGATCTACAACGCAACAATGAGGACAACATGCGTGGCCACGCGGCTTTCCGGAGGCCATGCCAACAATGCCCTCCCGCAGACCGCGCAGGCCAATGTAAACTGTCGCATCCTTCCGGGTCATTCCCTGCGGGAGGTGCAGGAAGAACTCGTGCGCATCTTTGATGATCCGAAAATCACGGTTCGCTATGTGAATGACGCAGGACAGGTCTTCGATACCGCACCGGACCGCAGCCAGCTTCCGCCCGCCGCCTTGAAGCCGGAGGTGATGCAGCCCCTTGAGGCGCTCGTACAGAAGATGTGGCCCGGGACCCCGGTCGTCCCGACCATGGCCACGGGTGCTTCCGACGGCATCTACACCAACGCCGCCGGGATGCCGACCTACGGGATCTCTGGGATTGCGCTGGAGACGAATGATGTTCGCGCCCACGGAAAAGATGAGCGGGTACCGGTCGCCTCGTTTTACCGCGGGGTGGAGTTTTACTATAGCTTCGTCAAAGCACTGAGTGCGCAATAA